The following are encoded together in the Streptomyces sp. NBC_01465 genome:
- a CDS encoding DUF1416 domain-containing protein, whose protein sequence is MCGAKAGGPDASTIKPGETTIQGSVTKDGEPVTGYVRLLDSTGEFTAEVPTSATGQFRFYAAEGTWTLRALVPGGTADRTVVAQTGGLAEVAIAV, encoded by the coding sequence ATGTGTGGAGCGAAGGCCGGCGGCCCCGACGCCTCGACCATCAAGCCCGGTGAGACCACCATCCAGGGCAGCGTGACCAAGGACGGCGAGCCCGTCACCGGCTACGTGCGCCTGCTCGACTCGACCGGCGAGTTCACCGCCGAGGTCCCCACCTCGGCGACCGGCCAGTTCCGCTTCTACGCGGCCGAGGGCACCTGGACGCTGCGCGCCCTGGTCCCGGGCGGCACGGCGGACCGTACGGTCGTCGCGCAGACGGGTGGACTGGCCGAGGTCGCCATCGCGGTTTGA
- a CDS encoding LacI family DNA-binding transcriptional regulator, with translation MAKVTRDDVARLAGTSTAVVSYVINNGPRPVAPATRERVLAAIKELGYRPDRVAQAMASRRTDLIGMIVPDARQPFFAEMTHAVEQAAAERGKMVLVGNSDYRDEREVHYLRAFLGMRVSGLILVSMGMSERAASEIEAWDARVVLLHERPEAIDDVAVVTDDIGGAQLATRHLLEHGHEYVACLGGIENTPSVGDPVADHVEGWRRAMQESGRTTEGRLFEAPYNRYDAYKVSLELLAGPDRPPAIFCSTDDQAIGLLRAARELRIDVPGELAVAGFDDVKEAALTDPPLTTVSSDRPAMARAAVDLVLDDALRVAGSRRERLKQFPSALVIRRSCGCG, from the coding sequence GTGGCCAAGGTGACGCGGGACGATGTGGCGCGACTGGCGGGTACTTCCACCGCCGTCGTCAGCTATGTCATCAACAACGGACCGAGGCCGGTCGCCCCGGCCACGCGCGAGCGGGTACTCGCAGCGATCAAGGAGCTCGGGTACCGGCCCGACCGGGTCGCCCAGGCCATGGCCTCGCGGCGGACCGACCTCATAGGCATGATCGTGCCGGACGCGCGGCAGCCGTTCTTCGCGGAGATGACGCACGCCGTCGAACAGGCCGCCGCCGAGCGCGGAAAAATGGTCCTCGTCGGCAACTCGGACTACCGGGACGAGCGCGAGGTCCACTACCTCCGTGCCTTCCTCGGGATGCGGGTCTCCGGGCTGATCCTGGTCTCCATGGGCATGAGCGAGCGCGCCGCCTCGGAGATCGAGGCGTGGGACGCGCGGGTCGTGCTGCTGCACGAGCGCCCCGAGGCGATCGACGACGTCGCGGTCGTCACGGACGACATCGGCGGCGCCCAGCTCGCCACCCGCCACCTGCTCGAACACGGCCATGAGTACGTGGCGTGCCTCGGCGGCATCGAGAACACCCCGTCCGTCGGCGACCCGGTCGCCGACCACGTCGAGGGCTGGCGCCGGGCGATGCAGGAGTCGGGCCGTACGACGGAGGGCCGGCTCTTCGAAGCCCCGTACAACCGCTACGACGCGTACAAGGTGAGCCTGGAGCTCCTGGCGGGCCCGGACCGGCCCCCGGCGATCTTCTGCTCCACGGACGACCAGGCGATCGGCCTGCTGCGGGCCGCGCGCGAGCTGCGCATCGACGTGCCCGGCGAGCTGGCGGTGGCCGGCTTCGACGACGTGAAGGAAGCGGCGCTGACGGACCCGCCGCTGACAACGGTGTCCTCGGACCGGCCGGCGATGGCGCGGGCCGCGGTGGATCTCGTACTGGACGATGCACTGAGGGTGGCCGGGTCGCGTCGGGAGCGGCTGAAGCAGTTCCCCTCGGCACTGGTGATCCGCCGTTCCTGCGGCTGCGGCTGA
- a CDS encoding sulfurtransferase yields the protein MSRADVLVDADWVEAHIEDPQVAIVEVDEDTSAYEKNHIKNAIRIDWTKDLQDPVRRDFIDQAGFEELLSKKGIGNDTTVVLYGGNNNWFASYAFWYFKLYGHQDVKLLDGGRKKWELDSRDLVDGDQIPSRPATQYKAKAQDESIRAYRDDVVAAIGSLNLVDVRSPDEFSGKLLAPAHLPQEQSQRPGHVPSARNIPWSKNANDDGTFKSDDELKALYEDEQVDLAKDTIAYCRIGERSALTWFVLHELLGQANVKNYDGSWTEYGSLVGVPIELGANK from the coding sequence ATGAGCCGCGCAGACGTCCTGGTAGACGCCGACTGGGTCGAGGCCCACATCGAGGACCCGCAGGTCGCCATCGTCGAGGTCGACGAGGACACCTCGGCCTACGAGAAGAACCACATCAAGAACGCCATCCGGATCGACTGGACCAAGGACCTCCAGGACCCGGTCCGCCGCGACTTCATCGACCAGGCCGGCTTCGAGGAGCTGCTGTCGAAGAAGGGCATCGGCAACGACACCACGGTCGTGCTCTACGGCGGCAACAACAACTGGTTCGCCTCGTACGCCTTCTGGTACTTCAAGCTCTACGGCCACCAGGACGTGAAGCTCCTCGACGGCGGCCGCAAGAAGTGGGAGCTCGACTCCCGCGACCTGGTCGACGGCGACCAGATCCCGTCCCGCCCGGCCACGCAGTACAAGGCCAAGGCCCAGGACGAGTCGATCCGCGCCTACCGCGACGACGTCGTGGCCGCGATCGGCAGCCTCAACCTGGTCGACGTGCGCTCCCCCGACGAGTTCAGCGGCAAGCTGCTCGCCCCGGCGCACCTCCCGCAGGAGCAGTCGCAGCGCCCCGGCCACGTGCCGAGCGCCCGCAACATCCCGTGGTCGAAGAACGCCAACGACGACGGCACCTTCAAGTCGGACGACGAGCTCAAGGCCCTCTACGAGGACGAGCAGGTCGACCTGGCGAAGGACACCATCGCGTACTGCCGCATCGGCGAGCGCTCGGCCCTGACGTGGTTCGTGCTGCACGAGCTGCTCGGCCAGGCCAACGTCAAGAACTACGACGGCTCGTGGACCGAGTACGGCTCGCTCGTCGGCGTGCCGATCGAGCTCGGCGCCAACAAGTAA
- a CDS encoding sensor histidine kinase has product MKRLLRRLRNLPIRSRLALLVATAVAIAVAAVAVTCWFLTKAQLSQQLDNSLRNSQPSGNYLSGTLFNCTSESSTTGANQPPGAFNVQIVQQDGSRCVGPGSEAVKVQQSDVDVANGVTHDSLHDAEADNGSTMRVYTAKAPVGRGQQTVTYTLSRSLSEIDKPLNTLAWVLFGVGGIGVLGAGLAGLWVARTGLRPVDELTQAVEHVARTEDLTIQIPVEGDDEIARLSTSFNSMTAALGESRDRQAQLIADAGHELRTPLTSLRTNIELLARSEETGRAIPPADRKALMASVKAQMTELAALIGDLQELSRPDAAIGGPLQVVALHDITAAALERARLRGPELTITESLAPWYVRAEPAALERALINVLDNAVKFSPPQGTVEVTLSDGELKVRDHGPGIPPEDLPHVFERFWRSPTARSLPGSGLGLSIVARTIQQSGGVIALHPAQGGGTEARISIPGAPTPPPQEAA; this is encoded by the coding sequence GTGAAGCGCTTGCTCCGCCGCCTGCGAAACCTCCCCATCCGGTCCCGACTGGCGCTGCTGGTAGCCACCGCCGTGGCCATTGCCGTGGCTGCGGTGGCAGTAACGTGCTGGTTCCTGACCAAGGCGCAGCTCAGCCAGCAGCTGGACAACTCGCTGCGGAACTCGCAGCCCAGCGGGAACTACCTGAGCGGAACGCTGTTCAACTGCACCTCCGAATCCAGCACCACCGGGGCGAACCAGCCGCCAGGCGCATTCAACGTCCAGATTGTCCAGCAGGACGGATCGCGCTGTGTCGGGCCCGGATCCGAGGCAGTGAAGGTGCAGCAGTCGGACGTTGACGTCGCCAACGGCGTCACGCACGACTCCTTGCACGACGCAGAGGCGGACAATGGCAGCACCATGCGCGTGTACACCGCCAAAGCCCCGGTGGGGCGTGGCCAGCAGACTGTCACTTACACCCTGTCCCGCTCGCTGAGCGAGATCGACAAGCCTCTCAACACCTTGGCCTGGGTGCTGTTCGGGGTTGGCGGCATCGGTGTGCTCGGAGCAGGACTGGCTGGGCTCTGGGTAGCCCGCACCGGGCTGCGCCCCGTAGACGAACTCACCCAGGCCGTCGAACACGTAGCCCGCACGGAAGACCTCACCATCCAGATCCCCGTAGAGGGCGACGACGAAATCGCCCGTCTCTCCACCTCCTTCAACTCCATGACCGCCGCCCTGGGCGAATCCCGCGACCGCCAGGCCCAGCTCATCGCCGACGCCGGCCACGAGCTCCGCACCCCGCTCACCTCCCTCCGTACGAACATCGAACTCCTCGCCCGCAGCGAGGAGACCGGCCGCGCGATCCCACCCGCCGACCGCAAGGCGCTCATGGCCTCCGTCAAGGCCCAGATGACCGAACTCGCCGCCCTCATCGGCGACTTGCAGGAACTCTCCCGCCCCGACGCGGCCATCGGCGGCCCCCTCCAGGTCGTAGCCCTGCACGACATCACCGCCGCCGCCCTGGAGCGCGCCCGCCTCCGCGGCCCCGAGCTGACGATCACCGAGTCGCTCGCCCCCTGGTACGTACGCGCCGAACCGGCCGCCCTGGAGCGCGCCCTCATCAACGTCCTCGACAACGCCGTGAAGTTCAGCCCGCCCCAAGGAACCGTGGAAGTCACCCTCTCCGACGGCGAGTTGAAGGTCCGCGACCACGGCCCCGGCATCCCGCCCGAGGACCTCCCCCACGTCTTCGAACGCTTCTGGCGCTCCCCCACCGCCCGCTCCCTCCCCGGCTCGGGCCTCGGCCTCTCCATCGTGGCGCGCACGATCCAGCAGTCCGGCGGCGTGATCGCCCTGCACCCTGCACAGGGCGGCGGCACGGAAGCCCGCATCAGCATCCCGGGGGCGCCCACCCCGCCCCCGCAGGAAGCAGCCTGA
- a CDS encoding LmeA family phospholipid-binding protein: MRGLRIFLIIVVVLGGIFVAVDRIAVNVAENKAADKIQSSQGLNSTPDVSIKGFPFLTQVLASELDEVDVKLTGITASAEGRSIELAEVRAELKNVKIDSSFSSAVAESAAGSARISYAELTKSAPKGATVSYAGAERAAKGQVKVTGSIAELLEGAGVSVPESLKALPPLSTYSTVSLVGGDHVKLHADSLPPLVEGRLRKVVDYDLKISGLPGGLHLDKTVAVEDGVEFSGTAKDLSLAG; the protein is encoded by the coding sequence ATGCGCGGACTGCGAATATTCCTCATCATCGTGGTGGTCCTCGGCGGCATCTTCGTCGCCGTGGACCGCATCGCGGTGAACGTCGCCGAGAACAAGGCGGCCGACAAGATCCAGTCGAGCCAGGGGCTGAACTCCACCCCCGACGTCTCGATCAAGGGCTTCCCGTTCCTGACCCAGGTGCTCGCCTCCGAGCTCGACGAGGTCGACGTGAAGCTCACCGGGATCACCGCCTCGGCCGAGGGCCGCTCGATCGAGCTTGCCGAGGTCAGGGCCGAGCTGAAGAACGTGAAGATCGACAGCAGCTTCTCCTCCGCGGTCGCCGAGAGCGCCGCCGGTTCGGCGCGGATCTCGTACGCGGAACTCACCAAGTCGGCGCCCAAGGGCGCGACCGTGAGCTACGCGGGTGCCGAGCGGGCCGCCAAGGGCCAGGTGAAGGTGACGGGCAGCATCGCCGAACTGCTGGAGGGTGCCGGGGTCTCCGTCCCCGAGTCCCTCAAGGCGCTGCCCCCGCTCAGCACGTACAGCACGGTGTCGCTCGTCGGGGGCGACCACGTGAAACTGCACGCGGACTCCCTCCCGCCGCTGGTGGAGGGCCGGCTGCGCAAGGTCGTCGACTACGACCTGAAGATCTCCGGACTGCCCGGCGGCCTCCATCTCGACAAGACGGTGGCCGTCGAGGACGGCGTCGAGTTCTCCGGCACGGCGAAGGACCTCTCGCTCGCCGGATAG
- a CDS encoding putative leader peptide, with translation MKRQADLTKRRAVDLCRVAAMLCRTF, from the coding sequence ATGAAGCGACAGGCGGATCTCACGAAGCGGCGGGCAGTAGACCTGTGCCGCGTCGCCGCCATGCTCTGTCGCACCTTCTGA
- a CDS encoding alpha/beta fold hydrolase, with amino-acid sequence MTSTTRNELTLDGRRLSYLESGPATARPLLVLHGHLSEGAAFTALAAELGDEWRVIAPDQRGHGDSDRASEYSRQGYIDDLVALLAHLNLKSAVVLGHSLGGINAYQLASHHPDLVSAIINVEGPPALPEGPSGLAFVAGFPYTAATREELIAATGPIGPMIAPALRPTPDGGWRLPFHPQDTIDSETLVHGDHWADWTGSTCPALFIHGTKSQVFTPELAKETTDRRPNTTMVELEGDHFAHTQDPKGFTTAVRNFLATL; translated from the coding sequence ATGACCTCAACGACGCGCAACGAACTGACCCTTGACGGCCGCCGCCTCTCCTACCTCGAGTCCGGCCCGGCCACCGCCCGCCCCCTCCTCGTCCTCCACGGCCACCTCTCCGAAGGCGCCGCCTTCACCGCACTCGCCGCCGAACTGGGCGACGAATGGCGGGTGATCGCCCCCGACCAGCGCGGCCACGGCGACTCCGACCGCGCGTCCGAGTACTCCAGGCAGGGCTACATCGACGACCTGGTCGCGCTCCTCGCGCACCTGAACCTGAAATCAGCAGTCGTACTCGGCCACTCCCTCGGCGGCATCAACGCCTATCAACTCGCCTCCCACCACCCCGACTTGGTCTCGGCGATCATCAACGTCGAGGGACCTCCCGCACTCCCCGAGGGCCCCAGCGGCCTCGCCTTCGTCGCGGGCTTCCCCTACACGGCAGCCACCCGCGAAGAACTGATCGCCGCAACAGGCCCCATCGGCCCGATGATCGCCCCCGCGCTGCGCCCCACCCCCGACGGCGGCTGGCGCCTCCCCTTCCACCCGCAGGACACGATCGACTCCGAGACCCTCGTGCACGGCGACCACTGGGCGGACTGGACGGGCTCCACCTGCCCCGCGCTCTTCATCCACGGCACGAAGAGCCAGGTCTTCACACCCGAACTGGCCAAGGAGACAACAGACCGCCGCCCGAACACCACCATGGTCGAACTCGAAGGCGACCACTTCGCCCACACCCAGGACCCGAAGGGATTCACCACTGCGGTACGGAACTTCCTCGCGACCCTCTGA
- a CDS encoding DsrE family protein has protein sequence MTAAQKKLVIKVTAGADAPERCSQAFTVAAVAVASGVEVSLWLTGESSWFALPGRAAEFQLPHAAPLPDLIESISAAGQITLCTQCATRREITEKDVIEGVRIAGAQVFVQEIMADGVQALVY, from the coding sequence ATGACTGCAGCCCAGAAGAAGCTCGTGATCAAGGTGACCGCCGGAGCCGATGCGCCCGAGCGCTGCTCGCAGGCCTTCACCGTGGCCGCCGTCGCCGTCGCGAGCGGCGTCGAGGTCTCGCTCTGGCTGACCGGCGAGTCCTCGTGGTTCGCACTGCCGGGCCGGGCGGCGGAGTTCCAACTCCCGCACGCCGCACCGCTTCCCGACCTGATCGAGTCGATCAGCGCCGCCGGTCAGATCACGCTGTGCACGCAGTGCGCGACGCGTCGGGAGATCACCGAGAAGGACGTGATCGAGGGCGTACGGATCGCGGGCGCTCAGGTCTTCGTGCAGGAGATCATGGCGGACGGCGTACAGGCGCTCGTCTACTGA
- a CDS encoding S1C family serine protease gives MTDNREQQPYADDSWQRAKDDFHQDAYAADAYTAPLPQAAQAPQTQAAGGYPPPPAEPPAAVIVGESWPAPMAVEPPAEKPKRAKKPIALLAAVAVIAAVVGGGTAAIAENLTNGSSSSSTTVNGTTVSSSSNGTVAGVASAVSPSIVEISATSTSGSSTGSGVVITSDGEIVTNNHVVAGASSIKVTMNDGKTYTADVVGTDAKKDLALIKLQNASGLKAASLGDSSKIAVGDQVVAIGSPEGLSGTVTTGIVSALNRDVTVSTDEGSQSQGDGSGGNSGQWPFSYGGQDFNGSTGGSTTTYKAIQTDASLNPGNSGGALINMDGQIIGINSAMYSASSDSSTSSSSAGSVGLGFAIPINTVKADLDTLRAGGADSN, from the coding sequence ATGACCGACAACCGCGAGCAGCAGCCTTACGCCGACGACTCCTGGCAGCGCGCCAAGGACGACTTCCACCAGGATGCGTACGCGGCGGACGCGTACACCGCCCCCCTTCCCCAGGCCGCGCAGGCCCCGCAGACCCAGGCCGCCGGCGGCTACCCGCCGCCGCCCGCCGAGCCGCCCGCCGCGGTCATCGTCGGCGAGTCGTGGCCGGCCCCGATGGCGGTCGAACCCCCCGCCGAGAAGCCCAAGCGCGCCAAGAAGCCCATCGCGCTGCTCGCCGCGGTCGCGGTCATCGCGGCGGTCGTCGGAGGCGGTACGGCGGCCATCGCCGAGAACCTCACCAACGGTTCCTCCAGCTCCTCGACCACGGTCAACGGCACCACGGTCTCCTCCAGCAGCAACGGCACGGTCGCGGGCGTCGCCTCGGCGGTCTCCCCCAGCATCGTGGAGATCAGCGCGACCTCGACGTCGGGTTCGTCCACCGGCTCGGGTGTGGTCATCACCAGCGACGGCGAGATCGTCACCAACAACCACGTCGTCGCCGGGGCCTCGTCGATCAAGGTCACGATGAACGACGGCAAGACGTACACCGCCGATGTCGTGGGCACGGACGCCAAGAAGGACCTGGCGCTCATCAAGCTCCAGAACGCGAGCGGCCTCAAGGCGGCTTCGCTCGGCGACTCCAGCAAGATCGCGGTCGGCGACCAGGTCGTGGCGATCGGCTCGCCCGAGGGGCTGAGCGGGACCGTCACCACGGGCATCGTCTCCGCGCTCAACCGCGATGTGACGGTCTCGACGGACGAAGGCAGCCAGTCGCAGGGCGACGGCAGCGGCGGGAACAGCGGCCAGTGGCCGTTCTCGTACGGCGGCCAGGACTTCAACGGGTCCACCGGCGGCTCCACGACGACGTACAAGGCGATCCAGACGGACGCGTCGCTCAACCCGGGCAACTCCGGTGGCGCCCTGATCAACATGGACGGCCAGATCATCGGCATCAACTCGGCGATGTACTCGGCCAGTTCGGACAGCTCCACCTCCAGCTCCAGCGCGGGCAGCGTCGGCCTCGGCTTCGCGATCCCGATCAACACGGTCAAGGCCGACCTGGACACGCTGCGGGCAGGCGGCGCGGACAGCAACTAA
- a CDS encoding DUF3099 domain-containing protein has product MYARRRRGYFLLMGGCLVLFISAWAFVRLWSVPAAVAMCVVAMVIPPIAAMVGNRHGPDDRWWDDPSGDSKSDEWWDELDGKKRRDQDQ; this is encoded by the coding sequence ATGTACGCGCGACGGCGCCGCGGTTACTTCCTGCTCATGGGCGGATGTCTGGTCCTCTTCATCTCCGCCTGGGCCTTCGTGCGCCTATGGTCCGTCCCCGCGGCGGTCGCGATGTGCGTCGTCGCCATGGTGATCCCGCCCATCGCGGCGATGGTCGGCAACCGGCACGGGCCCGACGACCGGTGGTGGGACGACCCCTCGGGCGACAGCAAGTCCGACGAGTGGTGGGACGAGCTGGACGGCAAGAAGCGGCGGGATCAGGATCAGTAG
- a CDS encoding response regulator transcription factor has translation MSPAEDGREPQRILIVDDEPAVREALQRSLAFEGYATEVAVDGLDALTKAEAYSPDLVILDIQMPRMDGMTAARRLRASGSTTPILMLTARDTVGDRVTGLDAGADDYLVKPFELDELFARVRALLRRSSYAANAAGAEAPDDNVLAFADLRMDLSTREVLRGERKVDLTRTEFTLLEMFLAHPRQVLTREQILKAVWGFDFEPSSNSLDVYVMYLRRKTEAGGEARLVHTVRGVGYALRSTGGSE, from the coding sequence ATGAGCCCCGCCGAAGACGGCCGCGAGCCGCAGCGCATCCTCATCGTCGACGACGAGCCCGCAGTACGCGAGGCCCTGCAGCGCAGCCTCGCCTTCGAGGGCTACGCGACGGAGGTCGCGGTCGACGGCCTGGACGCGCTGACCAAGGCGGAGGCGTACAGCCCCGATCTGGTCATCCTGGACATCCAGATGCCCAGGATGGACGGCATGACGGCGGCCCGGCGGCTGCGCGCGTCCGGCTCGACGACACCGATCCTGATGCTGACGGCGCGGGACACGGTGGGCGACCGGGTGACGGGGCTGGATGCGGGGGCCGACGATTACCTGGTCAAGCCCTTCGAGCTCGATGAGTTGTTCGCGCGGGTGCGGGCGCTGCTGCGGAGGTCGTCGTACGCGGCGAACGCGGCCGGCGCGGAAGCCCCGGACGACAATGTGCTGGCCTTCGCGGATCTGCGGATGGACCTGTCGACGCGGGAGGTGCTGCGGGGCGAGCGCAAAGTCGACCTGACGCGCACGGAGTTCACGCTGCTTGAGATGTTCCTTGCGCACCCGAGGCAGGTGCTGACGCGGGAGCAGATCCTGAAGGCGGTGTGGGGGTTCGACTTCGAGCCGAGCTCCAACTCGCTTGATGTGTACGTGATGTACCTGCGGAGGAAGACGGAGGCGGGCGGCGAGGCGCGGCTCGTGCACACGGTGCGGGGCGTGGGGTATGCGCTGCGGTCGACGGGCGGGTCGGAGTGA
- a CDS encoding FABP family protein, translating into MIQIPSDLNPSLVPLVFLLGTWEGAGVADFPGEEKCNFGQSVTFSHDGRDFLEYVSHTWVLDAEGNKVRPLESESGYWRIDADRKVEIVMVRDQGVVEIWYGDLAAQKPQIDVVTDAVARTAASGPYSGGKRLYGYVNSDLMWVGEKATPDVELRPYMSAHLKKVVTPEEVAEMARNLGDLPDDGIAFFK; encoded by the coding sequence ATGATCCAGATCCCTTCGGACCTGAACCCGAGCCTCGTCCCGCTCGTCTTCCTCCTCGGCACCTGGGAGGGCGCGGGAGTCGCCGACTTCCCCGGCGAGGAGAAGTGCAACTTCGGGCAGTCCGTCACCTTCTCGCACGACGGCCGGGACTTCCTCGAGTACGTCTCCCACACCTGGGTGCTCGATGCCGAGGGCAACAAGGTCAGGCCCCTGGAGTCCGAGTCCGGCTACTGGCGCATCGACGCCGACCGCAAGGTCGAGATCGTCATGGTCCGCGACCAGGGCGTCGTCGAGATCTGGTACGGGGACCTGGCCGCCCAGAAGCCCCAGATCGACGTGGTCACGGATGCCGTGGCCCGGACGGCGGCCTCGGGTCCGTACAGCGGCGGAAAGCGGCTCTACGGCTATGTGAACAGCGACCTCATGTGGGTCGGCGAGAAGGCCACCCCCGACGTCGAGCTGCGCCCCTACATGTCGGCGCACCTGAAGAAGGTCGTCACCCCCGAGGAGGTCGCGGAGATGGCGCGCAACCTCGGTGATCTCCCCGACGACGGCATCGCCTTCTTCAAGTAG
- a CDS encoding alpha/beta hydrolase, protein MSSVAEGPLSSEFVSLITPGVRRATLLTEDGVRIEAVYEPCTADVTDTVIVVAHGFTGSVERPALRRAAEVFAQYAAVITFSFRGHGGSGGRSTVGDREVLDLAAAVRWAKSLGYGRVVTVGFSMGGSVVLRHAALHGGRTEAQIDAVASVSAPARWYYRGTAPMRRVHWLVMRPLGRLVGRFGFRTRIHPEDWDPVPLSPVESVPLIAPTPLLIVHGDRDAYFPLDHPRMLAGAGPAELWVEAGMGHAENAADEALLRRIAGWLVRQ, encoded by the coding sequence ATGAGTTCGGTGGCAGAGGGCCCGTTGAGCAGTGAATTTGTTTCCTTGATCACGCCAGGGGTCCGGCGGGCGACGCTACTGACCGAGGACGGCGTCCGTATCGAGGCGGTGTACGAGCCGTGTACGGCAGACGTCACGGACACCGTGATCGTCGTCGCGCACGGCTTCACGGGGTCGGTCGAGCGGCCCGCCCTGCGCCGGGCCGCGGAGGTGTTCGCGCAGTACGCGGCCGTGATCACGTTCTCCTTCCGCGGGCACGGGGGCTCGGGCGGGCGCTCCACCGTCGGGGACCGCGAGGTGCTCGATCTGGCGGCCGCGGTGCGGTGGGCGAAGTCGCTCGGGTACGGGCGCGTGGTGACCGTGGGATTTTCCATGGGCGGCTCCGTCGTACTCCGGCACGCGGCGCTGCACGGGGGGCGCACGGAGGCACAGATCGACGCCGTGGCCTCCGTGAGCGCCCCCGCCCGCTGGTACTACCGCGGCACGGCACCCATGCGGCGCGTGCACTGGCTGGTGATGCGGCCGCTGGGGCGGCTGGTGGGGCGGTTCGGGTTCCGTACGCGGATCCACCCGGAGGACTGGGACCCGGTGCCGCTGTCGCCGGTCGAGTCGGTCCCGCTGATCGCGCCGACGCCGCTGCTGATCGTGCACGGGGACCGCGACGCGTACTTCCCGCTGGACCATCCGCGGATGCTGGCGGGGGCCGGGCCCGCGGAGTTGTGGGTCGAGGCGGGCATGGGGCACGCGGAGAACGCCGCCGACGAGGCGCTGCTGCGGCGCATCGCGGGCTGGCTCGTACGGCAGTAG
- a CDS encoding MoaD/ThiS family protein: MAAGTIRYWAAAKAAAGVAEEPYAAGTLAEALDAVRERHSGGELGRVLLRCSFLVDGDPVGKRGHETVRLAEGGTVEVLPPFAGG, encoded by the coding sequence ATGGCAGCGGGGACCATCCGCTACTGGGCCGCGGCGAAGGCGGCGGCAGGGGTTGCCGAGGAGCCGTACGCCGCGGGGACCCTCGCCGAGGCGCTCGACGCGGTACGCGAGCGCCACTCGGGTGGCGAGCTCGGCCGCGTACTGCTGCGGTGTTCGTTTCTCGTCGACGGAGATCCCGTCGGAAAGCGCGGGCATGAGACGGTACGGCTTGCCGAGGGCGGCACGGTCGAGGTGCTCCCGCCGTTCGCAGGAGGGTGA
- a CDS encoding response regulator transcription factor, producing MSSLLLLTNALQPSTEVLPALGLLLHSVRVAPAEGPALVDTPGADVILIDGRRDLPQVRSLCQLLRSTGPGCPLILVVTEGGLAAVTADWGIDDVLLDTAGPAEVEARLRLATGRQQITSDDSPMEIRNGDLSVDEATYSAKLKGRVLDLTFKEFELLKYLAQHPGRVFTRAQLLQEVWGYDYFGGTRTVDVHVRRLRAKLGPEHESLIGTVRNVGYRFVAPEKVERAADEAKAKAAAPAPRTEEHAPLPAAATEVPQEPSVRPAKR from the coding sequence ATGAGTTCTCTGCTGCTCCTGACCAATGCCCTCCAGCCGTCGACGGAGGTGCTTCCCGCCCTCGGCCTTCTGCTGCACAGCGTGCGGGTGGCCCCCGCCGAAGGCCCCGCTCTCGTCGACACCCCAGGTGCCGACGTCATCCTGATCGACGGCCGCCGCGACCTCCCGCAGGTCCGCAGCCTCTGTCAGCTGCTCCGCTCCACGGGCCCCGGCTGCCCGCTGATCCTCGTCGTCACCGAGGGCGGCCTCGCGGCCGTCACCGCCGACTGGGGCATCGACGACGTCCTGCTGGACACCGCAGGGCCTGCCGAGGTCGAGGCGCGGCTGCGGCTCGCGACCGGCCGGCAGCAGATCACCTCGGACGACTCCCCGATGGAGATCCGCAACGGCGACCTCTCGGTCGACGAGGCGACGTACAGCGCGAAGCTCAAGGGCCGGGTCCTGGACCTGACCTTCAAGGAGTTCGAGCTGCTCAAGTACCTGGCGCAGCACCCGGGCCGGGTCTTCACCCGCGCCCAGCTGCTCCAGGAGGTCTGGGGCTACGACTACTTCGGCGGTACGCGGACGGTCGACGTCCACGTACGGCGGCTGCGCGCCAAGCTCGGCCCCGAGCACGAGTCGCTGATCGGCACGGTGCGCAACGTCGGCTACCGCTTCGTGGCGCCCGAGAAGGTCGAGCGGGCGGCGGACGAGGCCAAGGCGAAGGCGGCCGCGCCCGCGCCCCGTACGGAGGAGCACGCCCCGTTGCCGGCAGCGGCCACAGAGGTCCCACAGGAACCTTCCGTACGACCTGCCAAAAGGTAA